One stretch of Rosistilla oblonga DNA includes these proteins:
- a CDS encoding MutS family DNA mismatch repair protein, whose translation MDVNVSETTSSPQTAKPLDPPTASEPGSARQRYVQRLEELAGEVTAFESRNRQLNIIRGLLFFGGLILLIVGYAAAQGSLLLVVPGWILMACFMVVITWHEYVRDSMTAIRRRRSLYRQLLARLDRRWSELPVFELPDDVPWIDRNGRAVAKDLDLFGVGSLYQLVSLAGTQPGKLTLAQWLCGPAIPEQAAARNLAARKLASFHQQRETFYARARDVAGQTASPENFESWAVAPAWLAGPRSWMLPLARAIAITPFIVWPLCAIGLISISVAAAIQLVAIAIAIVVTVGFLGPVHEIFKSVATRRAEVENYINLFEAADWIPEEIEMLGPVRQRILDPQSGAIAGLRAMGGLSMMTGLRHAPMLFLPYVLLQLIGLWDVHVLALMERWKARYGSDVPGWFDALGQIEAILSLAALADEYPQWAAPTWNQAGPEGKVAARSLGHPLLKDSDRVVNDAGLGPAGTLLLVTGSNMSGKSTLLRSLGLNIKLAGAGSVVCAEQFELPACEVATSIRVDDSLREGVSFYMAELKRLREVVDHAERLHASKDRMLVYLLDEILQGTNSRERQIAVSTVLDHLVHMQAIGAISTHDLELADDPAMQSVATIVHFREHIETDKSGQETMTFDYKMRSGVTPTTNAIRLLEMVGLGKR comes from the coding sequence ATGGACGTAAACGTATCGGAAACCACGAGCTCGCCGCAGACAGCGAAGCCGCTTGACCCGCCAACCGCCAGCGAACCTGGCAGCGCTCGACAGCGTTATGTTCAGCGATTGGAAGAGCTAGCCGGTGAGGTGACCGCCTTTGAATCGCGGAATCGCCAACTGAATATCATCCGCGGGCTGCTCTTTTTTGGCGGCCTGATCCTGCTGATCGTCGGCTACGCCGCCGCTCAGGGATCCTTGCTGCTGGTCGTCCCCGGCTGGATCCTGATGGCCTGCTTCATGGTCGTGATCACGTGGCACGAATACGTTCGCGATTCGATGACCGCGATCCGCCGCCGTCGCTCGCTGTACCGACAACTGCTCGCCCGGCTCGACCGCCGCTGGTCGGAACTTCCCGTATTCGAGCTGCCCGACGACGTGCCGTGGATCGACCGCAATGGCCGTGCGGTCGCGAAAGACCTCGATCTGTTTGGCGTCGGATCGCTGTATCAACTCGTTTCGCTGGCCGGAACCCAGCCGGGCAAACTGACTCTCGCCCAATGGCTGTGCGGCCCGGCGATCCCCGAACAAGCTGCCGCGAGGAACCTCGCCGCTCGCAAACTCGCCAGCTTTCACCAGCAGCGGGAAACCTTTTATGCTCGCGCCCGCGACGTCGCCGGCCAGACCGCATCGCCTGAGAATTTTGAAAGCTGGGCCGTCGCACCGGCTTGGCTGGCCGGACCGCGAAGCTGGATGTTGCCGTTAGCGCGAGCGATCGCGATCACGCCGTTTATCGTCTGGCCGCTGTGCGCGATCGGACTGATCTCGATCTCCGTCGCCGCAGCGATCCAACTGGTGGCGATTGCGATTGCGATCGTCGTGACCGTCGGCTTCCTTGGGCCGGTCCACGAGATCTTCAAGTCGGTGGCGACGCGCCGCGCCGAAGTCGAAAACTACATCAATCTGTTCGAAGCTGCCGACTGGATTCCCGAAGAGATCGAGATGCTTGGCCCGGTCCGCCAGCGGATTCTCGATCCTCAATCGGGAGCGATCGCGGGGCTTCGCGCGATGGGCGGCTTGTCGATGATGACCGGATTGCGACACGCCCCGATGCTGTTCCTGCCCTACGTTCTGCTGCAATTGATCGGGCTGTGGGACGTCCATGTACTGGCGTTGATGGAGCGCTGGAAAGCTCGCTACGGCAGCGATGTGCCGGGCTGGTTCGACGCCCTGGGACAAATCGAAGCGATCCTCTCGCTGGCGGCGCTGGCCGACGAATATCCGCAGTGGGCCGCGCCAACTTGGAACCAGGCAGGGCCCGAGGGGAAGGTAGCCGCACGCAGCCTTGGCCATCCGCTGTTAAAAGACTCCGACCGCGTGGTCAACGATGCGGGGCTGGGGCCTGCCGGCACGCTGCTGCTGGTGACCGGATCGAACATGTCGGGCAAAAGCACGCTGCTGCGATCGTTGGGGCTGAACATCAAACTGGCCGGCGCGGGATCGGTCGTCTGCGCCGAGCAATTCGAACTGCCAGCCTGCGAAGTCGCAACCAGCATCCGCGTCGACGATTCGCTCCGCGAAGGCGTTTCGTTTTACATGGCCGAACTGAAACGGCTGCGCGAAGTCGTCGATCATGCAGAGCGATTGCACGCGTCGAAAGATCGGATGTTGGTCTATCTGTTGGACGAAATCTTGCAGGGGACCAACAGCCGCGAGCGGCAGATCGCCGTCTCGACCGTGCTGGATCACTTGGTCCACATGCAAGCGATCGGAGCGATCAGCACGCACGATCTCGAATTGGCTGACGATCCGGCGATGCAATCGGTCGCCACGATCGTCCATTTCCGCGAGCACATCGAAACCGACAAGTCGGGGCAGGAAACGATGACGTTCGATTACAAGATGCGCAGCGGCGTCACCCCGACGACCAACGCGATCCGGCTGCTGGAAATGGTCGGACTGGGCAAACGGTAA
- a CDS encoding TetR/AcrR family transcriptional regulator, translating into MQSLTPKQQQIRQRESRILDLARPMIASGGISVLSMDAIAAELKTAKGTVYNHFPNKEEIVLALAIQAVECRLSLFNRAASLDGSPRQRVAAIGIACELFVDRFNELFRIEQIIRHDAVWDKTSPKRQALLRDCESRCMHTVATVVRDAMACGDLQTQQTHAVEDIVFGLWSLVYGGLMLELTSPSLADLGIENARRAIRRNCNGLLDGLLWQPLHDPKSYERWIKKVRTNLNQWLDKEHKLGES; encoded by the coding sequence ATGCAAAGCCTGACTCCTAAACAGCAACAGATTCGCCAGCGGGAATCGCGAATCCTCGATCTCGCTCGTCCGATGATCGCCAGCGGCGGCATCTCGGTCCTCAGCATGGACGCCATCGCGGCGGAGCTGAAGACCGCCAAAGGAACCGTCTACAACCACTTCCCGAACAAGGAAGAGATCGTCCTGGCGCTGGCGATCCAAGCGGTCGAGTGCCGGTTGAGCCTGTTCAATCGCGCCGCAAGCCTCGACGGTTCCCCTCGCCAACGCGTCGCGGCGATCGGGATCGCATGTGAACTGTTCGTCGATCGCTTCAACGAACTGTTTCGCATCGAACAGATCATCCGCCACGATGCGGTCTGGGATAAGACATCGCCGAAACGGCAGGCGCTGCTGCGGGATTGCGAGTCGCGGTGCATGCACACCGTCGCCACGGTCGTTCGCGATGCGATGGCCTGCGGCGATCTGCAAACCCAGCAGACGCACGCTGTCGAAGACATCGTGTTTGGATTGTGGTCGCTTGTCTACGGCGGCCTGATGTTGGAACTGACAAGCCCATCGCTTGCCGATCTGGGGATCGAAAACGCTCGCCGCGCGATCCGCCGCAACTGCAACGGCCTGCTGGACGGCCTGCTGTGGCAGCCGCTACACGATCCGAAATCGTACGAGCGATGGATCAAGAAGGTGCGAACGAATCTGAACCAGTGGTTGGACAAAGAACACAAACTGGGTGAATCATGA
- a CDS encoding efflux RND transporter periplasmic adaptor subunit — translation MTSARTRSMTMLAAIPVAGLAIFFAANNWTGASQGPPDAAAIIASSAGSRPLPVTTLQLGQLAAPPRIDDYRGTIQASKEADLAFRRSGRVLSIAVEEGDIVRRGQTLAQLEVDDLDAIVEATQARIAEAEAMLAELEAGPRKQTIAAAAAEVSRLSAAVELAQITSARELELQRSNSSSIQSYDNARFQAAQQESALEAADQQLKELQAGTRPEQLAAQRARVAMLHAELKGYQVDLRDGGIVAPFDGVVGRRFLDEGTIASPDRIVLRVIQTDPLEARFGVSPEDARTLSPGQEVAVTVGPTTIQAIIGRIEPELDRSTRTQAVLVTIPREQQRPDGSYADGIVPGRTASLSLGVARTSDSDSYWVPITSLARSTRGLWSLMLVVEDSPGHFAVQRRDVQVLETDTRLARICGGMIAAGDHVVAAGLHRLTPGMAVAPVDRKTPHIVETLSLN, via the coding sequence ATGACCTCCGCACGAACCAGGTCGATGACGATGCTGGCGGCCATTCCGGTCGCCGGTTTGGCGATTTTCTTCGCCGCCAACAACTGGACCGGCGCGTCGCAAGGTCCTCCCGACGCGGCGGCAATCATCGCCTCGAGCGCCGGATCGCGGCCGCTGCCAGTAACCACACTTCAACTGGGGCAACTCGCCGCCCCGCCGCGGATCGACGATTACCGCGGCACGATTCAAGCGAGTAAAGAGGCCGACCTCGCGTTCCGACGCAGCGGCCGCGTCCTGTCGATCGCAGTCGAAGAGGGGGACATCGTCCGCCGCGGCCAAACGCTGGCTCAATTGGAAGTCGACGACCTCGACGCGATCGTCGAAGCGACCCAGGCGCGGATCGCCGAGGCCGAAGCGATGTTGGCCGAATTGGAAGCGGGGCCGCGAAAGCAAACGATCGCGGCGGCTGCGGCGGAGGTGAGCCGGTTGTCCGCAGCGGTCGAGCTGGCGCAGATCACAAGCGCTCGCGAACTGGAACTGCAGCGTTCGAACTCCTCCAGCATCCAGTCCTATGACAACGCGAGATTCCAGGCGGCGCAGCAGGAGTCGGCGTTGGAAGCGGCGGATCAACAACTGAAAGAGCTGCAAGCGGGCACGCGGCCGGAACAACTGGCCGCCCAGCGCGCTCGCGTGGCGATGCTACATGCGGAACTGAAGGGCTACCAAGTCGATCTCCGCGACGGCGGCATCGTCGCTCCGTTTGATGGCGTCGTCGGCCGGCGGTTCCTCGACGAAGGAACGATCGCCAGCCCCGATCGCATCGTTCTACGAGTGATTCAGACCGATCCGCTGGAAGCTAGATTTGGAGTCTCTCCCGAGGACGCACGAACACTTTCACCGGGGCAAGAGGTGGCGGTCACCGTCGGACCAACAACGATCCAGGCGATCATCGGCCGGATCGAACCGGAGCTCGATCGCAGCACGCGAACCCAAGCGGTGCTTGTCACGATCCCGCGCGAACAACAACGTCCCGATGGCAGTTATGCCGACGGGATCGTTCCTGGACGGACGGCCAGCCTTTCGCTAGGCGTCGCGCGGACCAGCGACAGCGATTCCTACTGGGTGCCGATCACATCGCTGGCTCGATCGACTCGCGGACTGTGGTCGCTGATGTTGGTTGTCGAAGACAGCCCGGGACACTTTGCCGTTCAACGCCGCGATGTTCAGGTTCTCGAAACCGATACGCGGCTAGCACGCATCTGCGGCGGCATGATCGCAGCGGGAGACCATGTGGTCGCGGCGGGACTGCATCGCTTAACGCCCGGCATGGCGGTCGCTCCCGTCGACAGGAAGACCCCTCACATCGTCGAAACGTTGTCGTTGAACTAG
- a CDS encoding efflux RND transporter permease subunit: MKQTPTPDASQSQDPSETQRHGWTNRLVHDKRSLILIVALVAVAGLSSVAILPRMEDPVLIKRVALIVTRLPGADASRVEALVTEKLEDRLREIEEIKEMRSQSRSGVSSISIELLDQVTESEIVWSKIRSKIEDSLPELPAQASRPEFDDLEVRAYARILSVVWDLDAPVDYAVLRRSAKRLQDALQGMPGTESVDRFGDPGEEILVQVDPQRAAALNLSAGDIAAQLKHFDAKDAAGQMRGVGLDLSLEVGNQFDDLSDVGRADVRAADGRFVRLDQIADVSLATPQPMPRVGWHRERPAITLGVLIRPETRIDLWSVAADRVVDDFASELPTGLSICRVMDQSGYVSARLESLLSNLAMGGIAVCAVILCLMGWRSAIVVASALPLTMLTVLFGMHILKIPVHQMSVTGLIIALGLLIDNAIVVADEIQVEMMHGLSPSDAVAKTVRKLAIPLLGSTLTTAFAFAPIVLMPGPAGEFVGSIAISVIMAIFASLFYSLTVISAFAALFIRADNPKSKPHSVARFLQSGISPTWLIGGYRRLLTHLISHPRWAIGIAVILPVAGFSVAPTLAEQFFPPADRDQFHIEVELATGVSIDDTQRVAKLIDETLADEAIEQIDWYFGESAPTFYYNVLANRRGTPNFGQAIIRVSEGVSVNAMIRRLQTSLDEKVPEARVLVRQLEQGPPFNAPVEVRIFGPDLLKLRELGEQVRAVLAGVPEVTHTMSLLSETLPKVRLQVDPQSAAIAGLSPSQISAQVQTNFDGQLAGSVIQETEELPVRVRVEDRSRTEMSGVRSMELAAVGEEGARMLPLRAVADWSLEPETGVIVRLDRRRMNEVSAFLTAGTLPASALAEFQKRFEASGFVLPHGYELAYGGEASKRNDAVGNLMASVGLLMVMMVATLVLSFGSFRLAAIIGCVGFLSIGLGLGSLWLFGFPFGFMAIIGTMGLIGIAINDSIVVLAALQEEHGKEPVGTEPIVETIVSCSRHVIATTLTTVAGFMPLIWAGGGFWPPLAVAIAGGVIGATLLALVFVPSAYRIVYCVTCSAASRAAQLPAAATDGEAEAIELAGIH, translated from the coding sequence ATGAAGCAAACGCCAACTCCCGACGCCTCGCAGTCGCAAGACCCCAGCGAAACCCAACGCCATGGTTGGACCAATCGCTTGGTCCACGATAAGCGTTCGTTGATCTTGATCGTTGCGCTGGTGGCGGTTGCCGGTTTGTCGAGCGTGGCGATTCTGCCGCGGATGGAAGATCCGGTGCTGATCAAACGTGTCGCCTTGATCGTCACGCGGCTGCCCGGCGCCGACGCGTCGCGAGTCGAGGCGTTGGTGACCGAGAAGCTGGAAGATCGGCTGAGAGAAATCGAAGAGATCAAAGAGATGCGATCGCAGAGTCGGTCGGGAGTCTCGTCGATCTCGATCGAACTGCTGGATCAGGTGACCGAATCGGAGATCGTGTGGTCGAAGATTCGCAGCAAAATTGAAGACAGTTTGCCCGAACTGCCGGCCCAAGCGTCGCGGCCCGAGTTCGACGATCTTGAAGTCCGCGCGTACGCCCGGATCCTGTCGGTCGTCTGGGATCTCGACGCGCCCGTCGACTATGCCGTCTTGCGACGGAGTGCCAAACGTTTGCAGGACGCATTGCAAGGGATGCCGGGAACCGAATCGGTCGACCGCTTCGGCGATCCCGGCGAAGAGATCCTCGTGCAAGTCGATCCGCAGCGAGCCGCCGCACTGAACCTCTCCGCCGGCGATATCGCGGCGCAGCTGAAACACTTTGATGCGAAAGATGCCGCCGGGCAGATGCGTGGCGTGGGGCTGGACCTTTCGCTGGAGGTCGGCAACCAATTTGATGACCTCTCGGATGTCGGACGAGCCGACGTGCGGGCGGCTGACGGAAGGTTCGTTCGGCTGGATCAGATCGCCGACGTTTCGTTGGCCACACCGCAACCGATGCCTCGCGTCGGCTGGCACCGCGAGCGACCGGCGATCACGCTGGGCGTGCTGATTCGCCCCGAGACGCGCATCGATTTGTGGTCGGTTGCGGCCGATCGAGTAGTCGACGACTTTGCCAGCGAACTGCCGACGGGGCTATCGATCTGCCGAGTGATGGACCAGAGCGGATACGTCTCGGCGCGGCTCGAGAGTCTGCTGAGCAACTTGGCGATGGGAGGCATCGCGGTCTGTGCGGTGATACTGTGTCTGATGGGCTGGCGAAGCGCGATCGTCGTCGCGTCGGCGCTGCCGCTGACGATGCTGACGGTGCTATTTGGAATGCACATTCTGAAGATCCCCGTCCACCAGATGTCGGTGACGGGACTGATCATCGCACTGGGGTTGTTGATCGACAACGCGATCGTTGTCGCCGACGAGATCCAAGTCGAAATGATGCATGGGCTGAGCCCCAGCGATGCGGTCGCCAAGACGGTTCGCAAGCTGGCGATTCCGCTGCTTGGCAGCACGCTGACGACAGCCTTTGCGTTTGCACCGATCGTGTTGATGCCGGGTCCTGCGGGGGAATTTGTCGGTTCGATCGCGATCAGCGTGATCATGGCGATCTTCGCTTCGCTGTTCTATTCGCTGACCGTGATCTCCGCCTTTGCGGCCCTGTTCATCCGCGCTGACAATCCTAAATCGAAGCCGCACAGCGTGGCTCGCTTCTTGCAATCGGGCATCTCGCCAACGTGGTTGATCGGCGGATACCGACGCCTGCTGACGCACTTGATCTCGCATCCACGCTGGGCGATCGGCATCGCGGTGATCTTGCCGGTGGCCGGTTTCAGCGTCGCACCGACGCTGGCCGAACAGTTCTTCCCGCCGGCGGACCGCGATCAATTTCATATCGAAGTCGAACTGGCAACCGGCGTTTCGATCGACGACACGCAGCGCGTGGCCAAGTTGATCGATGAGACGTTGGCGGACGAAGCGATTGAGCAGATCGATTGGTACTTCGGCGAGAGCGCCCCGACCTTCTACTACAACGTGCTGGCGAATCGCCGCGGGACGCCGAACTTTGGGCAAGCGATCATTCGCGTCTCCGAAGGGGTTTCGGTCAACGCGATGATTCGCCGGCTGCAGACCTCGCTGGACGAAAAGGTTCCCGAGGCGCGGGTCTTGGTCCGGCAACTGGAACAGGGACCGCCGTTTAACGCACCGGTGGAGGTGCGGATTTTCGGCCCCGACCTGCTGAAGCTGCGCGAACTGGGAGAACAGGTCCGCGCGGTCCTGGCGGGCGTGCCCGAGGTGACGCACACGATGAGCCTGTTGAGCGAGACGCTGCCCAAGGTGCGGTTGCAAGTCGATCCGCAATCGGCGGCGATCGCCGGACTGTCGCCGTCGCAAATCTCGGCTCAAGTGCAAACCAACTTCGACGGACAACTTGCCGGTTCGGTGATCCAAGAGACCGAAGAACTGCCGGTTCGCGTGCGTGTCGAAGATCGGTCGCGGACCGAGATGTCGGGCGTCCGATCGATGGAACTGGCCGCGGTCGGTGAGGAGGGGGCGCGGATGCTGCCGTTGCGAGCTGTCGCCGATTGGTCGCTGGAACCGGAGACGGGAGTGATCGTGCGATTGGATCGCCGGCGAATGAACGAGGTCAGCGCATTCCTGACCGCTGGAACGCTGCCGGCCAGCGCGCTGGCGGAGTTCCAAAAACGATTTGAGGCGAGCGGATTTGTCCTGCCTCACGGATACGAGTTGGCGTATGGCGGTGAAGCCTCGAAGCGAAACGATGCGGTTGGCAACCTGATGGCCAGCGTCGGCTTGCTGATGGTGATGATGGTCGCCACGCTTGTCCTTTCGTTTGGATCGTTCCGCCTGGCGGCGATCATCGGCTGCGTCGGCTTCCTATCGATCGGACTGGGACTGGGATCGCTGTGGCTGTTCGGGTTCCCGTTTGGCTTCATGGCGATCATCGGCACGATGGGGCTGATCGGAATCGCGATCAACGATTCGATCGTCGTCCTGGCGGCGTTGCAAGAAGAACATGGCAAAGAGCCGGTAGGAACCGAGCCGATCGTGGAGACGATTGTCAGCTGCAGCCGGCATGTGATCGCGACGACGCTGACGACTGTCGCCGGTTTCATGCCGCTGATCTGGGCTGGCGGCGGGTTCTGGCCACCGCTGGCGGTTGCCATCGCCGGAGGCGTGATCGGCGCGACGCTGCTGGCGTTGGTCTTTGTCCCGTCGGCCTACCGGATTGTCTACTGCGTCACCTGCAGTGCGGCCTCCCGCGCGGCGCAGCTGCCCGCAGCGGCGACCGACGGCGAGGCGGAAGCTATCGAACTCGCCGGCATTCATTAG
- a CDS encoding prepilin peptidase produces MTYLLIVLVGVVLGAFINWAIYSWAWFPRAISPWGKADDRALPRTWTDRIPVFGWFGLRRETEIHGRIFWLRPMLIELLFGPMLAGLFWWEVIELGLLPSGAAAGMPPGMLVVTQQWMLIMYLGHALLMTLLMIATFIDFDEQTIPDAVTVTGTLLALTLHVIAAMMMPQIGSPLCLPWATEGGLAAVMFTAPAPIETKWLTPMGLIVGEAIFAAWCFALANRRWIMRKGFVKAIQFFAAGLVKYETMLLGRFRTKVWKLLVAIWLTGSVAIAAVYFGLGGSAWLALLSALVGVGLGGGQIWAVRVFAKLGLGKEAMGFGDVTLMAMVGGFLGWQAALFVFFLAPFTAIAIVLASWLLTGNRMLPFGPYLAAGAVLTVVFWDAIWNQWGSGVFILGPLIGAVLLLALVAMCALLFLFRVVEQKIFAQ; encoded by the coding sequence GTGACTTATCTCTTGATCGTTCTGGTCGGTGTCGTATTGGGAGCGTTCATTAACTGGGCGATCTATTCTTGGGCCTGGTTTCCGCGAGCGATCAGCCCGTGGGGCAAAGCCGACGACCGGGCGCTGCCGCGAACCTGGACCGATCGGATCCCAGTCTTCGGCTGGTTCGGTCTGCGCCGCGAGACCGAGATCCACGGCCGAATCTTCTGGTTGCGGCCGATGCTGATCGAACTCCTCTTCGGACCGATGCTGGCGGGCCTATTTTGGTGGGAAGTTATCGAACTAGGGTTATTGCCATCGGGAGCCGCTGCGGGGATGCCGCCGGGAATGTTGGTGGTCACACAGCAGTGGATGCTGATCATGTATCTCGGCCACGCGCTGTTGATGACGCTGCTGATGATCGCGACCTTCATCGACTTCGACGAACAAACGATCCCCGACGCGGTCACGGTTACCGGCACGCTGCTGGCTCTGACGCTGCACGTGATCGCGGCGATGATGATGCCGCAGATCGGATCGCCACTCTGCTTACCCTGGGCAACCGAGGGCGGCTTGGCGGCGGTGATGTTCACAGCGCCAGCCCCCATCGAAACGAAATGGTTGACCCCAATGGGGCTGATCGTGGGTGAAGCGATCTTCGCGGCGTGGTGCTTCGCGCTTGCCAACCGCCGCTGGATCATGCGGAAAGGCTTCGTCAAAGCGATTCAATTTTTCGCCGCCGGGCTGGTGAAATACGAAACGATGCTGCTGGGTCGGTTCCGCACCAAGGTCTGGAAACTGCTGGTCGCGATCTGGTTGACAGGAAGCGTCGCGATCGCGGCTGTTTATTTTGGGCTAGGCGGCTCGGCTTGGCTGGCTCTGCTGAGCGCTCTGGTCGGCGTGGGACTTGGCGGTGGGCAGATCTGGGCGGTTCGCGTGTTTGCAAAACTTGGGCTAGGCAAGGAAGCGATGGGGTTTGGCGACGTTACGTTAATGGCGATGGTAGGAGGTTTTCTTGGTTGGCAAGCTGCGCTGTTTGTCTTTTTCCTGGCTCCCTTCACCGCGATCGCGATCGTCTTGGCCAGTTGGTTATTGACCGGCAATCGGATGCTTCCCTTTGGGCCCTACCTGGCCGCTGGGGCTGTATTAACCGTGGTTTTCTGGGACGCGATCTGGAATCAATGGGGTTCGGGCGTCTTTATTTTGGGGCCGCTAATCGGTGCGGTTCTGCTGCTTGCGTTGGTTGCGATGTGCGCGTTGCTGTTCCTATTTCGGGTCGTGGAGCAGAAGATCTTCGCACAGTAG
- a CDS encoding cytochrome c3 family protein, translated as MDRFLFPRWVNRFLMLMGALVAGGGAYAGVVFIGATDPGTLNTGYQPDQPIPFSHAIHAGQLRMDCRYCHNTVFDAALAAVPPTATCINCHSPADEAGQTALSAVHADSPKLKPLHQSWETGKSVGWKRVHNLPDFVYFNHAAHVNSGVSCVRCHGRVDKMDVVYQAKELSMAWCLDCHRGVDPADIRPVEFVTKLDWKSDEDPIALGEKLIKEKNIHPQTNCAVCHR; from the coding sequence ATGGATCGTTTTCTATTTCCCCGCTGGGTGAATCGGTTCCTGATGCTAATGGGCGCGTTGGTCGCAGGCGGTGGTGCCTACGCTGGCGTGGTGTTCATTGGCGCTACCGATCCCGGAACGTTGAATACCGGATACCAACCCGATCAACCCATTCCATTTAGCCATGCGATACACGCAGGGCAATTGCGAATGGATTGCCGGTACTGTCACAACACGGTCTTCGATGCGGCTCTCGCAGCGGTACCGCCGACAGCGACTTGCATCAACTGCCACAGCCCAGCCGACGAAGCGGGACAGACGGCGTTGTCGGCAGTTCACGCCGACAGCCCCAAGCTGAAACCGTTGCACCAGAGTTGGGAGACGGGCAAAAGCGTCGGCTGGAAACGCGTCCACAACCTGCCCGACTTCGTGTATTTCAATCACGCTGCCCACGTGAACTCCGGCGTCAGTTGCGTTCGATGCCACGGCCGCGTCGACAAAATGGATGTTGTCTATCAGGCAAAAGAACTTTCGATGGCATGGTGCTTGGACTGCCATCGCGGTGTCGATCCGGCGGACATCCGTCCCGTCGAATTCGTCACCAAGTTGGATTGGAAATCGGATGAGGATCCGATCGCCTTGGGCGAAAAGCTGATTAAAGAAAAGAACATTCACCCTCAGACCAATTGCGCTGTATGTCATCGATGA